The Verrucomicrobiota bacterium DNA window CTTTACCCAATGTCCGTATCCAGGAAACTGGCACTTCCCGCAGACCGGGTTTAAACTTGGCATTGTGTTTCGCAAATTTGGGATCAGAAAGACGAGCTGCTGTTGACTCTTTTGTCATGTCCAGACTTATGAGGATTCGAAGGTTTTCTTCCCCTTGAAAAGTCCCTGGATCGTATTGGTAAATTTCATCCGAGTGCCAGAAACCTCTCTCTCGGAATACGGCGTTCAATGGATGGCTTGGATCATCCACTTTGAAGGCATAAGTTCCATCATTTGTCCATGGATGTCCCGAGAATTGACCGCCCATCATGGCCGCACCTGCTTCCCATTCATAAAAGTTATCGGTCGCGGCGTGAATGCCGACAATTCCTTTGCCGCTATTTATGAAATCCAGAATCGCTTGCCGCTGACTTTCTTCAGGAAACTTCAAGTGCGTGGTATTGTTAAAGATGATCGCGTCATATTGCTCCAGATTCTTTTTTGTGAACACGTTATACTGGTCGGCCAGATCAACGGAAAACGCTTTGGTTTTTTTAGCCATCTCCTCAAGAGCCAAATTGGCTGTCGGTACCGAAGTATGGATAAATCCTTCGCTCCGGTAAAAAACCAGGGCTCTACGTTCCTTCTTTGGCTTCACGGTCGCTTGGCTTGGGGTCCCCCGGCTGATCCCCCGTGCATCCGGTGGATTCGTAAAACGTGCCTCAGCCCGTTCTTCCCAGGAATCCTGGCCGCAAAGAGGCGTCATTATGGCAACCGCACAGAGCCCGAGCAGCGCTAATATCTGAATTTTTTTCATAGGGTAATTGAGTAAAGACATGGAAAATAAGAATTACTCGAAATTGGGCGACTGTTTTTTATTGCACTTTATCCATCCGAAAACTCAGTGAAAAGAAATATTGATTTCTCGAAGAACCGATTGTTTGGAATTTATTGATTTAAATCTACGTGGTAGAGAAAGATAGACCTGTTTCTAAAATTAACTACGAAAAACGCTAAATTACGCGAAAACATGAGGAAAAATATTTTGTACAAGAACGAAAGCTACAGGATAAAGGGTGCTTGCTTTGAAGTATACAAAGAAAAGGGAAATGGGTTCCTTGAACCTATTTATCAAGAATGTTTGGGGTTCGAGTTTTTGGATTCTTCTGTTCCGTTTGTAGAACAAGATCTTTTGAATCTGAGCTACAAAGGAAGAGAGCTTAAACAGAAATATAAACCTGATTTTGTTTGTTTCGGCAAAGTAATAGTCGAAATCAAAGCTGTTAAAAATCTAACTGATGAACATCGAGCTCAAATAATCAATTACCTTAAGTCGACGGATCTAAAGCTCGGACTATTAGTCAACTTCGGTCACCATCCAAAATT harbors:
- a CDS encoding ThuA domain-containing protein, whose product is MKKIQILALLGLCAVAIMTPLCGQDSWEERAEARFTNPPDARGISRGTPSQATVKPKKERRALVFYRSEGFIHTSVPTANLALEEMAKKTKAFSVDLADQYNVFTKKNLEQYDAIIFNNTTHLKFPEESQRQAILDFINSGKGIVGIHAATDNFYEWEAGAAMMGGQFSGHPWTNDGTYAFKVDDPSHPLNAVFRERGFWHSDEIYQYDPGTFQGEENLRILISLDMTKESTAARLSDPKFAKHNAKFKPGLREVPVSWIRTLGKGRLFNTNFGHNESTYAKPVIMKHLLDGIQYALGDLDADSTPSANIKKSKPSLAPNL
- a CDS encoding GxxExxY protein, with translation MRKNILYKNESYRIKGACFEVYKEKGNGFLEPIYQECLGFEFLDSSVPFVEQDLLNLSYKGRELKQKYKPDFVCFGKVIVEIKAVKNLTDEHRAQIINYLKSTDLKLGLLVNFGHHPKLEYERFVNEG